One window from the genome of Dermacentor silvarum isolate Dsil-2018 chromosome 7, BIME_Dsil_1.4, whole genome shotgun sequence encodes:
- the LOC125946477 gene encoding uncharacterized protein LOC125946477 isoform X1, which translates to MLLRVQLRHEVRVVSERLDETEPLNKTRAVSQPALSTVPPVLPRLPADNIKELEAAVRDEAVAATLRKHLLQIGGKSLREVASYARKAVMAHPVQVLYSLHSRKGKRAFINLKLCRIVTDVICAKGGGAT; encoded by the exons atgctgctgcgggtgcagctgaggcatgaagtacgggtcgtgtctgagaggctggatgaaactgagcctcttaacaagacccgtgcagtgtctcagcctgccttgtcgacggtgcctccagttcttcctcggctacctgccgacaatattaaagaattagaggcagccgtgcgggatgaggctgtggctgccaccttg cgcaagcacctcctgcaaataggagggaagtcactgcgcgaggtggcatcgtatgccaggaaggctgtaatggcgcaccccgtccaagtgctttacagccttcatagcaggaaggggaagagggcattcatcaatttgaagttatgccggatagtcacag